A window of Clostridium novyi genomic DNA:
TTCCACAGGGATTTAAGGAACATTTTAAGTATCCACAGGATTATTTTCAGCTTCAGTGCAAGGCAATGGAAAGATATCATGTAAGTAATCCAGGTACTTTTTTTGCTGGACAAAATGTTTGGGATGTTGCAAAAACACAAAAACAAGTAGAAGGTAAAAAATCAGTAAATGAAGCATCTTATTTAATTATGAAATTACCAGATGAGCAAAAAGAAGAAATGATTTTACTTCAATATTTTAATCAGTATCAAAGAGAAAATATGATAGCTTTATTTGGTGCAAGGATGGATAATGATAATTATGGAAAATTAGTTTTATATAAATTCCCAACAACTAAAAGTGAGACTGTAAACAGTCCAATATTATTTAAACAGAAGATAAAGCAGGATACTACAATTTCAAAGGAATTATCTTTATGGGACGCTAAAGGATCTCAGGTTCAATTTGGAGATACTATGATAATACCATTAGAAAATTCATTGCTTTATGTAGAACCTTTATATTTAAGAGCTGATTCTGATAGAAGTATTCCAGAAATGAAACGAGTAATAGTAGCCTATGGAGATAGAATTGTATTACATGAAAGTATTGAAAAAGCTCTTTATCAACTATTTAATTATGAAGAGAATGTTGAAGAAATTAAAAAAAATCATGTTAATAACATAAAAAATGAGAATATTAATAAAGAAATAAAAGAGGCTAAAGAATTATATAATAAAGCTTTAGAATCTCAAAAAAATGGAGATTGGTCAGGATATGGAGAAAATATAAGTAAATTAGGAAAGTTATTAGATAACTTAAATAAAAAATAAAGTATTTTAAGAGTACACAATTTAAATTTTTAAATTGTGTACTCTTTTGATTTAAGGAAGAATTATAGAAAATTTTTTAATGAAATGTTAGAATTAGATTAGTGTGATTTTAGAAAGGATAATGGATATGCAAATCAAAAACTGTTTATATATAAATAATCAAGACTTCACTTTAACAGAATTACCTGATTTCATAAAGAAAAAAGCAATAGAGTCCTTAGATTGCAAAAAAAAGGTTATTATATTTACAGATAGTATATATAATAATAGTCTTAAAGATATGTTTGGGGAATTCTATAAATTTTTAAATGAAAATATAAATTATAAAAATTTAATTATAGAAGTATTCGATTGTGACGAGTTTAGTTTAAAATATCCATTACAATTTATTATAAATACATATAATTCTAATAATAAATTATTTATTATATGGGATATAAAAAATATAGTAAAAGATAAGGAACATTTACATATAGCAATTAATAGTTTTAATGATATATTGAATTTATGTAAATTTAAAAATATAGAAAATTTATTATATATACAAAATAGAAGGTATGACTTTGAATTTTTTTATGAATTTTGCAAAAATTTTCAGAGGATAATTGTTTATAATAATAATAAAGATTTAATTTTTGATGATAAAGATGAATTTTATAAGCTTATAAACTTTATATGTTCTTATGCGGAATTAAAACATCAAAATGAAAACTTATTATTATTTAATAATACTATGTCTAATATTCCTATGGGTTTTCATAAGGATGATTTTAAAGAAAATATAATGAGTCAACTAATAAGGGTATGTGAATTAAGTTTTTGTTGTTTATATACATCTAGTAAAGAACATGAAAATATTATATCCTTAGATAAATGTTATGGAATAACTAAAATACACAGATATTATTTATTTAATGATATAGATTTTATAAAATTTCAACAAGATGTAAATAAATATATAATGTCTAGTGGAAAAAGTTTGAATTTATGTGTTGATTATATAAAAAATAAAGTTGTAAAAGACAAATTTGCAAAATTAAATATTAAGTCTTTATTGGGAATAAGTATACAATATCATAATGATATTAAAGGTGTTATGTGGGTAGGACGATATGATGATAATATAGATAATATGGATAAAGATATAAGTTATATAGAATCTATGTGTAAAACCATGTTTTGTCTAATACAAGAACAAAAAAAATTTTTTAATCTTAAAAATAAATTTATTGAAAATGAAAAGCTTAGAGCTATGGGGGAGATTGCAGCAGGAATAGCTCATGATATTAATAATATATTAACACCTATTATAGGGTCTGTTCAGTTATTAAAAGATAAGTATTTTGAAGATAACATTATACAAAAACAATTAAAAGTAATAGAAATGTGTGCATATGATGCTACAAATATAATAAATAAATTAAAAAAGATTACTAAAAGTTCCAATAATAATAATGAAGTTGATATATTTAATGTTAATGAAATAATAATAGATGCAATTTCATTAACTAAAAATAAATGGTTTACTGAAAGCATATTAAATGGAATAAAAATAAATATATCTACAAATTTAAATTCTAAAGAAAAAATACAAGGAAATATAACTGAAATAAGAGAAGTTATAATAAATATTATAAGCAATGCAGTAGATGCCATTAAAGAAGTAGGAAGTATAGATATATTTACTAAAGATGAAGATAATTTTGTAATAATAGAGATTAAAGATAATGGTGTTGGAAT
This region includes:
- a CDS encoding hybrid sensor histidine kinase/response regulator; the protein is MILERIMDMQIKNCLYINNQDFTLTELPDFIKKKAIESLDCKKKVIIFTDSIYNNSLKDMFGEFYKFLNENINYKNLIIEVFDCDEFSLKYPLQFIINTYNSNNKLFIIWDIKNIVKDKEHLHIAINSFNDILNLCKFKNIENLLYIQNRRYDFEFFYEFCKNFQRIIVYNNNKDLIFDDKDEFYKLINFICSYAELKHQNENLLLFNNTMSNIPMGFHKDDFKENIMSQLIRVCELSFCCLYTSSKEHENIISLDKCYGITKIHRYYLFNDIDFIKFQQDVNKYIMSSGKSLNLCVDYIKNKVVKDKFAKLNIKSLLGISIQYHNDIKGVMWVGRYDDNIDNMDKDISYIESMCKTMFCLIQEQKKFFNLKNKFIENEKLRAMGEIAAGIAHDINNILTPIIGSVQLLKDKYFEDNIIQKQLKVIEMCAYDATNIINKLKKITKSSNNNNEVDIFNVNEIIIDAISLTKNKWFTESILNGIKINISTNLNSKEKIQGNITEIREVIINIISNAVDAIKEVGSIDIFTKDEDNFVIIEIKDNGVGINDEIGDRIFEPFFTTKGKKGSGLGLSIAYEIIQSIGGVINCKSAKDIGTKFEIKLPICNIKKITYNKQLKKDFEYISKNVLVIDDNMDVRNILFQIIKSVTKCKVKVLNPIDINEVEKELKKRKYDIVICDFSMPNVNGIEIAKKVKEINSDTYFCLMTGWIGTLNEASMKFIDEILNKPLTKETIQDFFNRYENICSLD